One part of the Macrobrachium rosenbergii isolate ZJJX-2024 chromosome 3, ASM4041242v1, whole genome shotgun sequence genome encodes these proteins:
- the LOC136854902 gene encoding serine-rich adhesin for platelets-like produces MSSSSFSGTFSTKSSSGAEILNVNSATFSALSSPVTTSSNGESWSLSAVSSLTSSSPGSTRDSLCAMISSSATSLSRNHDNPSSFSSMNQGLLSSNSNSLSKLSSIAIYSSSNRISHCSLSSFHSDSVIINSVSSNSKSLSISYSGKFSISQSTQSDSLTSSHNSNSARLSADIVSSKAPANSNSIRPSDLSISAITSSSSNSVNSSPLITSDFSSLSISSAIFSSLNNLESAETSSSSASLDILSSTAPKSSSSFSGTFSTKSSSGAEILNVNSATFSALSSPVTTSSNGESWSLSAVSSLTSSSPGSTRDSLCAMISSSATSLSRSHDNPSSFSSMNQGLLSSNSNSLSKLSSITIYSSSNRVSHCSLNSLHSDSSISNSASSNSKSLVVSYSGKFSISLSTQRESSTSSHNSNSASLSAGIVSSKAPANSNSIRPSDLSISAITSPSSNNDNSSPLITSDFSSLSISSATSSSLNNLESAGTSSSSASLDILSSTAPKSSSSLSGTLSTLSSSGAGILNVNSATFSVLSSPVTTSSNSDSWSLSAVSSLASSSPGSSRDSLCAMISSSATSLSRSHDNPSSFSSMNQGLLSSNSNSLSKLSSIAIYSSSNRISHCSLSSFHSDSVIINSVSSNSKSLSTSYSGKFSISQSTQSDSLTSSHNSNSARLSADIVSSKALQTVIVSDQVT; encoded by the coding sequence ATGTCCTCAAGTAGCTTCAGTGGTACTTTCAGCACAAAAAGTAGCTCAGGAGCTGAAATCCTTAATGTTAATAGTGCCACCTTTAGTGCACTGAGCAGTCCAGTTACCACCTCTTCCAACGGTGAAAGTTGGAGCCTAAGTGCTGTAAGCAGTCTGACCAGTAGCTCTCCTGGTAGCACCAGAGATAGCCTGTGTGCGATGATTAGTTCTTCAGCCACTTCACTTAGCAGAAACCATGATAACCCCAGCTCTTTCAGTAGCATGAACCAGGGTTTACTCAGCAGTAACAGTAATAGTCTCAGTAAATTGAGCAGCATAGCCATTTATTCATCCAGCAACAGGATTAGCCACTGCTCTTTAAGCAGTTTCCACTCTGACTCAGTGATCATTAACAGCGTGAGTAGTAACTCTAAAAGTTTGTCTATCAGCTACTCTGGCAAATTTAGCATCAGCCAGAGTACCCAGAGTGACTCTTTGACCAGCTCTCACAATAGCAACAGTGCAAGACTAAGTGCAGATATTGTTTCATCAAAAGCCCCTGCAAACAGTAATAGTATTAGACCAAGTGACTTGAGTATCTCAGCCATAACATCATCCAGCAGCAACAGTGTTAACTCTAGTCCCCTGATTACCTCAGATTTCAGTTCATTAAGTATCAGTAGTGCAATCTTCAGTTCACTGAATAATTTGGAATCTGCAGAAACCAGTAGCAGCAGTGCCAGCCTTGATATTCTGAGCAGCACAGCTCCCAAGTCCTCAAGTAGCTTCAGTGGTACTTTCAGCACAAAAAGTAGCTCAGGAGCTGAAATCCTTAATGTTAATAGTGCCACCTTTAGTGCACTGAGCAGTCCAGTTACCACCTCTTCCAACGGTGAAAGTTGGAGCCTAAGTGCTGTAAGCAGTCTGACCAGTAGCTCTCCTGGTAGCACCAGAGATAGCCTGTGTGCGATGATTAGTTCTTCAGCCACTTCACTTAGCAGAAGCCATGATAACCCCAGCTCTTTCAGTAGTATGAACCAGGGTTTACTCAGCAGTAACAGTAATAGTCTCAGTAAATTGAGCAGCATTACCATTTACTCATCCAGCAACAGGGTTAGCCACTGCTCCTTAAACAGTTTACACTCTGACTCATCAATCAGCAACAGTGCAAGTAGCAACTCTAAAAGCTTGGTTGTCAGTTACTCTGGCAAATTTAGCATAAGCCTAAGTACCCAAAGAGAGTCTTCGACCAGCTCTCACAATAGTAACAGTGCAAGTCTAAGTGCAGGTATtgtttcatcaaaagcacctgcAAACAGTAATAGTATTAGACCAAGTGACTTGAGTATCTCAGCCATAACATCACCCAGCAGCAACAATGACAACTCCAGTCCCCTGATTACCTCAGATTTCAGTTCATTAAGTATCAGTAGTGCAACCTCCAGTTCACTGAATAATTTGGAATCTGCAGGAACCAGTAGCAGCAGTGCCAGCCTTGATATTCTGAGCAGCACAGCCCCAAAGTCCTCAAGCAGCTTAAGTGGTACTTTAAGTACTCTAAGTAGCTCAGGAGCTGGAATCCTTAATGTTAATAGTGCTACCTTTAGTGTCCTGAGCAGTCCAGTTACCACCTCTTCCAACAGTGATAGTTGGAGCCTAAGTGCTGTAAGCAGTCTTGCCAGTAGCTCACCTGGTAGCAGCAGAGATAGCCTGTGTGCAATGATTAGTTCTTCAGCCACTTCACTTAGCAGAAGCCATGATAACCCCAGCTCTTTCAGTAGTATGAACCAGGGTTTACTCAGCAGTAACAGTAATAGTCTCAGTAAATTGAGCAGCATAGCCATTTATTCATCCAGCAACAGGATTAGCCACTGCTCTTTAAGCAGTTTCCACTCTGACTCAGTGATCATTAACAGTGTGAGTAGCAACTCTAAAAGTTTGTCTACCAGCTACTCTGGCAAATTTAGCATCAGCCAGAGTACCCAGAGTGACTCTTTGACCAGCTCTCACAATAGCAACAGTGCAAGACTAAGTGCAGATATTGTTTCATCAAAAGCCCTGCAAACAGTAATAGTATCAGACCAAGTGACTTGA